One genomic window of Waddliaceae bacterium includes the following:
- a CDS encoding septal ring lytic transglycosylase RlpA family protein — MKKNTCFILFLSLLFTVCGCSMFRTSSRPNYPKPYKISGKWYQPLPYARGYRERGLASWYGKKFHGRKTANGETYNMYGISAAHKTLPLGTYVTVKNLDNGKTLVVRINDRGPFVKGRIIDLSYGAAKKLGVVGPGTARVDVLAHNG, encoded by the coding sequence ATGAAAAAGAACACCTGTTTTATACTTTTTTTGTCGCTACTATTCACAGTATGTGGATGTTCTATGTTCAGGACTTCGTCACGTCCTAACTATCCCAAACCTTATAAGATCTCAGGGAAGTGGTACCAGCCTCTTCCTTATGCTCGTGGGTATCGTGAGCGCGGCTTGGCGTCATGGTATGGCAAGAAGTTCCATGGCAGGAAGACCGCCAATGGTGAGACTTATAATATGTATGGGATATCGGCGGCGCATAAGACCTTGCCGTTGGGGACATATGTCACCGTTAAGAACCTCGACAACGGAAAGACTTTGGTGGTACGCATCAACGATAGGGGTCCTTTCGTAAAAGGAAGAATTATCGACTTGTCTTACGGTGCTGCGAAGAAACTCGGCGTCGTTGGTCCTGGAACCGCGCGTGTTGACGTTCTTGCTCACAACGGATGA